The DNA region CGCCGGCGCTGGCAGGCAGGGTGCCGGCCATGATCCTTACAAGGGTCGTCTTGCCGGCGCCGTTGGGGCCGGTGATGAGGAGGATCTCGCCGGCAGCGACGGCCAGGGAGATCCCCTCCAGGATGGCGGAGCCGCCCGGAAAAGCAAAGCCGATGCCGGCCAGCGCCAGGGCGGGAGGGGTCAAGGCCGGCGCCTCCCCAGGAGGACGATGAAAAGCGGCGCCCCGAAAAGGGCGGTGACCACGCCCACCGGCAGCTCACCCTCCCGGGGCAGGGTGCGGGCTGCCAGGTCGCAGAGCACCAGGTAGGCGGCGCCGGCCAGAAAGGAGGCCGGCACCAGCAGGCGATGGTCGGCGCCCCAGATCCGGCGCAGAATATGGGGCACCACCAGGCCCACGAAGCCCACCGGGCCCACCTGGGCCACCGTGGTGCCGATGAGGGTGGAGGCCGCCACCAAGAGGAGCACCGTCACCCGGCCCACCGCCAGCCCCATGCTGGCGGCCAACTCGCCCCCCAGGACCAAAAGATTCATGGCCTGGCCGAGGCCGGCCACCAGGACGAGGCCGGGCAAAACCACCGCCGCCAGGGCGAAGAGCCGGGCCGGCTCGGCGCGGCCAAGATCCCCCATCAGCCAGAAGAGGATGGAGGACAAAGACTGCTCCCGGCTCATGGCCAGCAGGAAGAGGATGACGGCCGAGGCAAAGGCATTGACCATCACCCCGGCCAGGAGCAGGCCCTCGGCGGCCAGGCCGGTGCGGCGGCCGATGAGGAGCACGATGGCCAGACTGGCCAGCCCGCCGGCCAGGGCCAGGGTGTCGGTGCCGGCGGCCGGTAGGCCGAAGAGAAAGCCGGCGATGGCACCGATGGCCGCGCCGCCGGACACCCCCAGCACATAGGGCTCGGCCAGGGGGTTGCGGAGCAGGGCCTGGAAGACCAGACCGCTGGCCGCCAGGCTGCCGCCCACCAGGGCAGCCACCGCCAGGCGCGGCAGCCGGATCTGCCAGAGGATAGTGGCCATGGTCGGATCCAGCGGGGTGCTCCCCAGGAGGGCCGCCAGGGTCGGTCCGGCCTTGCCGGC from Thermodesulfobacteriota bacterium includes:
- a CDS encoding iron ABC transporter permease — its product is MSAGPGPLLRRWLLIWTGLLALLALAALTALVIGPAGKAGPTLAALLGSTPLDPTMATILWQIRLPRLAVAALVGGSLAASGLVFQALLRNPLAEPYVLGVSGGAAIGAIAGFLFGLPAAGTDTLALAGGLASLAIVLLIGRRTGLAAEGLLLAGVMVNAFASAVILFLLAMSREQSLSSILFWLMGDLGRAEPARLFALAAVVLPGLVLVAGLGQAMNLLVLGGELAASMGLAVGRVTVLLLVAASTLIGTTVAQVGPVGFVGLVVPHILRRIWGADHRLLVPASFLAGAAYLVLCDLAARTLPREGELPVGVVTALFGAPLFIVLLGRRRP